In Chitinophaga sp. HK235, a single window of DNA contains:
- a CDS encoding type IX secretion system membrane protein PorP/SprF encodes MRINLKIYFLGLLMITGISTRAQQNVQFSQYAFNGLTVNPAYAGYKEDWYLNAAYRHQWAGFPGAPRTGGVSLDGLTNARDNKVGVGMQLLFDQLGPQQAASLYGSYAYRIPLDEENTRRLCLGIGGGVTQYSIDGTAMSYVDNNDETIPTGKVNKWVPDARFGIYYYTPSFYIGASVMDLFSLYTSATRYSWKGYTYDVIRKTQHVYLTAGTVLGLGETLKLKPSIMIKEDFKGPTSLDVNAFLLLSERLWVGGSYRTSLKLWNKDNLDPRLQQVNAASAMVEFYATEQLRIGYAYDLNINKMAGYQGGSHEISIGFLFPSKQYTTQSPRYF; translated from the coding sequence ATGCGCATTAATTTAAAAATATATTTCCTGGGTCTGCTAATGATAACAGGTATCAGCACCAGGGCACAGCAGAATGTACAGTTCAGTCAGTACGCTTTCAACGGATTAACGGTGAATCCTGCCTATGCCGGATATAAGGAGGACTGGTACCTGAATGCCGCCTACAGGCACCAGTGGGCCGGGTTTCCAGGCGCCCCGCGTACCGGTGGTGTCTCTCTGGATGGTCTGACCAATGCCCGCGACAATAAGGTAGGAGTAGGGATGCAGTTGTTGTTCGACCAGCTGGGGCCACAGCAGGCTGCTTCACTGTACGGCTCCTATGCTTACCGTATTCCGCTGGATGAGGAAAATACACGCCGTCTCTGCCTGGGTATCGGTGGAGGTGTTACCCAATATTCAATTGATGGTACCGCGATGTCATATGTAGATAATAACGATGAAACCATCCCTACTGGAAAGGTCAATAAGTGGGTGCCGGACGCACGCTTCGGCATCTATTATTATACGCCCTCCTTTTATATAGGCGCATCTGTGATGGACCTCTTTTCATTATACACCTCCGCTACCAGATATTCCTGGAAAGGGTATACCTATGATGTGATCCGCAAAACACAACACGTGTATCTTACTGCCGGTACGGTATTGGGCCTTGGGGAAACGCTGAAGCTAAAACCATCCATCATGATCAAGGAAGATTTCAAAGGGCCTACCAGTCTCGATGTAAATGCTTTTCTGCTGCTCAGCGAAAGGCTTTGGGTAGGCGGTTCATACAGGACCTCCCTGAAATTGTGGAACAAAGATAACCTGGACCCTCGCCTGCAACAGGTGAACGCAGCCAGTGCCATGGTGGAGTTTTATGCCACTGAGCAGCTGCGTATCGGCTACGCCTACGATCTGAACATCAATAAAATGGCCGGTTATCAGGGCGGATCACATGAAATATCCATCGGATTCCTATTCCCCTCAAAACAATATACTACACAGAGCCCGCGCTACTTCTGA